In Crassostrea angulata isolate pt1a10 chromosome 4, ASM2561291v2, whole genome shotgun sequence, one genomic interval encodes:
- the LOC128181229 gene encoding E3 ubiquitin-protein ligase RNF103-like encodes MWFKLILLLIYVAVLFVLARVLEAVSWIETGVLSHRLLDPMTLSVLKLKTLLEQRGVSYEGVVEKPELSELVDTTGLVTEGEVIDAGSEESCTATNFTGGSHFLEQVEDAKDSVWLVRVIAKQWNFQPPSERTWTSVINKVTKFGVRVGNFHCKTDYRFCHMKNWDSTRLILGLPQKFQSKSQVQLYTYSGNHRLASISHWIKDTVNRKVLVISDPGELNRNWISYTQAEDPEIRIIMVSKHSQVPLFYSALSVRFPGRIRFGVTSKEVLIRSNAWKILREKKNLTYFIITKEKIFQYGMRPSESITFQSMETYLKCLYPSLNDVFILTLFICNSLTIFEICLIQGSFVKRIVMLLYCAIKYNIVLILLWMGLLTLFQIPFIANLVPYGLRLIRLFGSTDTMTFIRADVKFYCQHLLLVELSLGLYLLFLGLWFYKERSEEEADQEWNFAQFRTLEHLFYPLHPRSLSHLDRNAFLEWNQQEIPSLWMAAHMSSDYIKLLPTWSYIIRDQSTECAGSNTQPAYSTTNNRTEQDHPPIQSDNVTPSQSYITTERCPPAQTRPLCVWDYVECSQCVICLEDYEEGVLLCGLPCKHSFHQRCIVVWLQRDNHYCPVCRWPSNKAMPVHVHSE; translated from the exons atgtggtttaagttaattttactgCTGATTTACGTAGCCGTGCTTTTTGTCTTGGCACGTGTGCTGGAGGCGGTGAGCTGGATAGAGACGGGTGTTTTGTCACATCGCTTGCTTGACCCTATGACCCTATCCGTGCTGAAGCTGAAGACACTCTTGGAGCAGAGGGGGGTCAGTTATGAAGGAGTAGTGGAGAAACCAGAACTCAGTGAGCTTGTGGATACCACAG GCCTGGTGACGGAGGGGGAGGTGATTGATGCTGGATCGGAGGAATCCTGTACCGCCACCAACTTCACAGGTGGGTCCCACTTCCTGGAGCAGGTGGAGGATGCCAAGGACAGTGTTTGGCTGGTCAGAGTCATTGCTAAGCAGTGGAATTTCCAGCCTCCTTCTGAAAGAACATGGACGTCTGTTATCAACAAGGTCACAAAGTTTGGGGTTAGAGTCGGCAATTTTCACTGCAAGACTGATTACAG GTTCTGCCATATGAAAAACTGGGACTCCACTCGCTTGATCCTTGGCTTACCCCAGAAGTTCCAGTCCAAGTCACAAGTCCAGCTCTACACTTACAGCGGCAACCACCGCCTGGCCAGCATCAGTCATTGGATCAAAGACACCGTGAACAGGAAGGTCCTGGTCATCTCCGACCCTGGCGAACTCAACAGGAACTGGATCTCCTACACACAGGCAGAGGACCCCGAAATTCGAATCATCATGGTCTCCAAACATTCACAAGTTCCGCTGTTTTACTCTGCACTGAGTGTACGCTTTCCTGGAAGAATTCGTTTTGGAGTGACTTCCAAAGAAGTTTTGATAAGAAGTAATGCTTGGAAGATACTTCGGGAAAAGAAAAATTTGACATACTTTATTATCACAAAAgagaaaatttttcaatatggAATGAGACCGTCTGAATCCATCACCTTTCAATCCATGGAgacatatttaaaatgtttatatccGAGTCTTAATGATGTATTTATATTGACACTTTTTATCTGTAATAGTCTTACTATTTTTGAAATCTGTTTAATTCAAGGTTCATTTGTTAAGAGAATTGTAATGTTACTATACTGTGCTATTAAGTACAATATTGTATTGATTCTCCTTTGGATGGGGCTTTTAACACTTTTCCAAATTCCATTTATAGCTAATCTTGTTCCCTACGGCCTTAGGTTGATTCGTTTGTTTGGTAGTACTGATACCATGACGTTCATTAGGGCTGATGTTAAGTTTTATTGTCAGCATTTGTTACTGGTCGAGTTATCCTTGGGCCTGTATTTACTATTCCTTGGGCTGTGGTTCTATAAAGAGAGATCTGAGGAAGAGGCTGACCAGGAATGGAATTTCGCACAGTTTCGTACTTTAGAGCATCTCTTCTACCCTCTACATCCGCGGAGCCTGAGTCACCTGGATCGTAATGCGTTCCTGGAGTGGAACCAACAGGAGATTCCGTCGCTGTGGATGGCCGCTCACATGTCTTCTGATTACATTAAACTGCTGCCCACCTGGTCATACATTATCAGGGACCAGAGTACAGAATGTGCTGGATCCAATACACAGCCCGCATACAGTACAACTAATAACAGAACCGAGCAAGATCATCCCCCGATACAATCTGATAACGTCACACCCTCTCAGTCTTACATTACTACAGAGAGATGTCCCCCGGCCCAGACGCGCCCTCTGTGTGTGTGGGACTATGTGGAGTGTAGCCAGTGTGTGATATGTCTGGAGGACTACGAGGAAGGTGTCTTACTGTGTGGGCTTCCATGTAAGCACAGCTTTCACCAGCGCTGTATCGTGGTCTGGTTACAGAGAGACAACCATTACTGTCCGGTGTGTCGATGGCCCTCCAACAAGGCAATGCCGGTTCATGTTCACTCGGAGTAG
- the LOC128180991 gene encoding putative nuclease HARBI1 has protein sequence MAAIVVGAIGLHIINDVLESDEEDDDLEDIFAISGASLIVRDDRIKSQRYYETTIRNYLPDSFKRFFKVNRETLELLCENLALHPTLSTRIVSGGRPQILLEKKILMTLRYLASQETICELSDRFGVSEHCFLKSKKQVIMAVIDTFFNKCIKWPDVADFPNIAREFDEMGAYNFPGVIGAIDGCHIPIEAPLQNASSYYNRKKFHSIILQGVCKNDLLFTDINVGWPGRVHDAKVLRNSNLWEAGFEKCAHGRYHILGDAAYPLKQWLLTPYRDNGHLNQQQRRYNLQLSSKRQVIERAFALLKGRFRRLKYLNIKKEMDMCQTVVCTCILHNICILQNDRLDDIINVDSDDEDGQGHVNVYPWLQNDAQGTLKRIQITNRM, from the exons ATGGCTGCCATTGTAGTAGGAGCGATAGGCCTACACATTATAAATGATGTTCTCGAAAGTGATGAGGAAGACGACGATTTGGAAGATATTTTTGCCATTTCAGGAGCAAGTTTAAT tgtaagAGATGACAGAATAAAGTCTCAGAGATACTATGAGACAACAATTAGAAACTACCTGCCAGACTCTTTTAAACggttttttaaagtaaatagaGAAACTCTTGAACTTTTATGTGAAAATCTTGCTCTTCATCCAACATTAAGTACACGTATTGTTTCTGGTGGAAGACCCCAAATTCTGttggagaaaaaaattctaatgacCTTAAGGTACCTGGCATCTCAAGAAACTATTTGCGAACTAAGTGACCGCTTTGGTGTAAGTGAACACTGTTTTCTTAAGAGCAAAAAGCAGGTTATAATGGCTGTGATTGATACTTTTTTcaacaaatgtataaaatggCCAGATGTAGCAGATTTTCCCAACATTGCAAGAGAATTTGATGAAATGGGGGCATATAATTTTCCAGGTGTGATTGGAGCCATCGATGGTTGCCATATACCAATCGAAGCACCATTACAGAATGCCAGTTCTTATTATAACAGAAAAAAGTTCCATTCCATCATACTTCAGGGTGTTTGTAAAAATGATCTTCTGTTTACAGATATTAATGTTGGTTGGCCTGGAAGGGTACATGATGCTAAAGTACTAAGAAATTCTAATCTCTGGGAAGCTGGATTCGAAAAATGTGCACATGGACGCTACCATATTTTAGGAGATGCAGCATACCCCCTCAAACAGTGGCTTCTTACGCCTTACCGCGATAATGGCCATTTGAACCAACAACAACGACGCTACAACTTGCAGTTGTCCTCTAAAAGACAAGTTATCGAACGTGCATTTGCATTACTAAAAGGACGCTTTAGAAGACTCAAGTATctcaatattaaaaaagaaatggatATGTGTCAAACTGTAGTTTGTACATGCATACTTcacaatatatgtattttacagAATGACAGATTGGATGACATTATCAATGTAGATTCTGATGATGAAGATGGTCAAGGGCATGTAAATGTTTATCCATGGCTTCAGAATGATGCCCAGGGAACCCTTAAAAGAATACAAATTACAAACAGAATGTAG
- the LOC128180989 gene encoding DDB1- and CUL4-associated factor 10-like, which translates to MTCKDAKFSPLFWLKKRELGHKFSSFEARSFRGGLYSSLKAVHKWDPQKTVDSTHHGGIFNFDFSPDGSLLAAACEGQSILLFDPFNGRLIGEKSKAHTDCVNIVKFLDSRLFATCSDDSTVALWDVRFLKHKLHELKGHTNWVKNIEYDRNTGLLLTSGFDGNIFTWDINRYTDTETKGTKVFTYKLLMRSKLSPDSSKLVVSTQNGYIIVIHDLDLLTLADDLKNFPPYGSPSSFPFQRNQRRNRVELIREWPSGDNASDIASLQIHPQGWCVMSRNVSRDKKSEWTCIHDLQEPIRRRESQEFSVMPHTSCSQSSSTYTPASASTAPTTLVTTSPCTSTSPGASIRTQTPRSIIINRSFSDDSAMGTVSAPSIVINPPTFSVEGRQVSDNSPQTARSGQSALVINSNPSSGSDDFQSSVTIHITTQAGPSTSQGGWRNLLTSSETSPPSSVDSDTHQEWGLNHPSDREIESLLQDELSSESSADDSDGEFVAPEVQRSEDNPSDRPRYQDLVALIVRYDVTRGIIDVNHRVRLGSAYESPTARTTDRLMYYTEEPNVARGFIKELCFSSDGRLICSPFGFGVRLLGFDPLCSELCDVVPSQPVRLYEVANCLSHSNIVVTCKFSPRHCMFVSGCLSGKVMFHQPVL; encoded by the exons ATGACGTGTAAAGATGCCAAGTTTTCTCCTTTATTCTGGCTGAAGAAGAGAGAACTTGGACACAAATTTTCCAGCTTTGAAGCCAGAAGTTTCCGTGGAGGGCTATATTCCTCATTGAAAGCTGTCCATAAATGGGACCCGCAGAAGACTGTGGATTCTACACACCACGGTGGAATATTTAACTTTGACTTCTCTCCTGATGG ATCTTTGTTGGCAGCAGCTTGTGAAGGACAGAGCATCTTGTTGTTTGATCCCTTCAATGGCCGTCTGATCGGAGAAAAAAGCAAAGCACACACTGACTGTGTCAACATTGTTAA GTTTCTGGACTCTAGATTATTTGCTACTTGTTCAGATGACTCGACTGTTGCACTCTGGGATGTCCGGTTCTTGAAACATAAACTGCATGAGCTTAAAGGTCACACAAACTGGGTCAAGAACATTGAGTATGACCGCAACACTGGCCTCCTTCTCACCTCAGGTTTTGATGGCAACATTTTCACCTGGGATATTAATAG GTACACAGATACTGAGACAAAGGGCACCAAGGTCTTCACCTACAAACTGTTGATGAGATCCAAGCTGTCTCCTGACTCCTCCAAGCTTGTTGTCTCCACCCAGAATGGTTACATCATAGTTATTCACGACCTTGACCTACTGACCCTGGCAGATGACCTGAAAAATTTTCCTCCCTATGGATCTCCATCTTCGTTCCCTTTCCAGAGAAATCAGCGCCGGAACCGAGTGGAGTTGATACGGGAGTGGCCGTCAGGGGACAATGCCAGCGACATCGCCTCCCTGCAG atCCATCCACAAGGCTGGTGTGTGATGTCTAGAAATGTCAGCAGGGACAAGAAATCAGAG TGGACCTGCATTCATGACCTCCAGGAGCCAATCAGGAGACGGGAATCCCAGGAGTTTTCTGTGATGCCCCACACTTCCTGTAGCCAGTCCTCGTCCACCTACACTCCTGCCTCAGCCTCAACTGCCCCCACCACGCTAGTTACCACCTCACCCTGCACCTCAACCTCCCCAGGGGCGTCCATCAGGACCCAGACGCCTCGCTCCATCATCATCAACCGCAGCTTCTCTGATGACAGTGCAATGGGCACAGTCAGTGCCCCCTCTATAGTGATCAATCCACCGACCTTCAGTGTGGAAGGACGGCAGGTATCGGACAACTCTCCACAGACCGCTAGAAGCGGGCAGTCTGCGTTAGTGATCAATTCCAACCCCTCAAGCGGATCAGACGATTTCCAGTCTTCTGTCACAATCCACATCACAACTCAAGCGGGGCCGTCCACTTCTCAGGGTGGGTGGAGGAACCTATTGACCTCATCTGAAACTTCCCCCCCGAGCTCTGTAGACTCAGACACCCACCAGGAGTGGGGGCTGAACCACCCAAGCGACCGTGAGATTGAGTCTCTTCTCCAAGATGAGTTGAGTTCTGAGTCCAGTGCTGATGACAGTGATGGTGAGTTTGTGGCTCCAGAGGTGCAGCGGAGCGAGGATAATCCCTCTGACAGACCCCGCTACCAGGATCTTGTGGCATTGATCGTCAGGTACGACGTGACGAGGGGCATTATCGATGTCAATCATAGGGTAAGACTGGGCAGTGCCTACGAGAGCCCCACTGCACGGACAACGGACAGACTCATGTATTACACGGAGGAACCTAATGTGGCTAGGGGGTTCATCAAGGAGCTGTGCTTCAGTTCAGACGGCCGCTTGATCTGTTCACCGTTTGGATTTGGCGTGCGTCTGTTGGGATTTGACCCGCTGTGTAGCGAGCTTTGTGACGTGGTGCCCAGTCAGCCAGTTAGACTGTATGAAGTAGCTAACTGTCTCTCCCACAGTAACATCGTGGTCACCTGCAAGTTCTCACCCAGACACTGCATGTTTGTGTCGGGCTGTCTGAGTGGCAAGGTCATGTTTCACCAGCCTGTTCTCTGA
- the LOC128182312 gene encoding succinate--CoA ligase [ADP-forming] subunit beta, mitochondrial-like: MAAVLFRKSRRVASKLSVENVTKVLGTSGVNHQDRRHLSLHEYLSFGLLKEAKVPIPRYKVCDHTEEVEKAARDLLEQTGSPDVVIKAQVLAGGRGKGHFTSGLKGGVKICFSPDEASDIASQMIGSRLITKQAPMGRICNQVMLSERLYARREFYFALAMERSFMGPVMVGSSQGGMSIEDVAQENPTAILKEPVDIFAGLTRQQAVSMAGEMGFSPACIDQAADIFLRLYHDIFLKHDATMIEINPMSESNDGTVYCMDCKINIDDNASFRQKQIFQLRDWSQEDPREERAAMADLNYIGLDGNIGCLVNGAGLAMATMDIIKLHGGSPANFLDVGGGATAKQVMEAFRLITSDPNVQAILVNIFGGIMRCDVIAQGIIAAAEELHLKVPIMVRLQGTKVEDAKALMAASSLKIMADDNLDAAAATVVRLSRIVGLAKEANIAVNFELPL; this comes from the exons ATGGCGGCTGTTCTCTTTCGGAAAAGCAGACGGGTAGCATCGAAGCTTAGTGTAGAAAATGTCACTAAG GTGCTGGGCACAAGTGGTGTCAACCATCAGGACAGGCGTCACCTGTCTTTACATGAGTACCTGAGTTTTGGACTCCTTAAAGAAGCCAAAGTACCAATCCCACGATACAAGGTCTGTGACCACACAGAGGAAGTGGAGAAGGCCGCCAGAGATTTGT tGGAGCAGACTGGCTCCCCAGATGTGGTGATAAAGGCACAGGTTCTAGCTGGAGGGCGTGGCAAAGGGCATTTTACTAGTGGTCTCAAGGGAGGtgtcaaaatatgtttttc TCCAGATGAAGCATCAGATATTGCATCCCAGATGATTGGCTCTAGGCTGATCACTAAACAAGCCCCCATGGGTAGAATCTGTAACCAGGTTATGCTTTCAGAGAGATTGTATGCCAGGCGAGAATTCTACTTTGCCTTAGCCATGGAGAGGTCATTTATG GGACCAGTGATGGTTGGAAGTTCCCAGGGAGGAATGAGCATTGAGGATGTGGCCCAAGAAAACCCAACGGCCATCTTAAAGGAACCAGTAGACATCTTTGCAGGACTGACGAGACAGCAGGCTGTGAGCATGGCCGGAGAGATGGGCTTCAGTCCCGCGTGTATTGACCAG GCAGCAGATATTTTCCTTAGACTCTACCATGATATTTTCCTCAAACATGATGCTACAATGATAGAAATAAATCCAATGTCAGAATCTAACGATGGAACAG TATACTGCATGGACTGTAAGATCAACATTGACGACAATGCATCATTCAGGCAGAAACAGATCTTCCAGCTTCGTGATTGGTCACAAGAAGATCCTCGGGAAGAGAGGGCTGCAATGGCCGATCTGAATTATATCGGACTGGACGGGAACATCGGTTGTCTTGTTAACGGGGCTGGCTTAGCCATGGCCACTATGGACATTATTAAATTGCATGGAGGGAGCCCGGCCAATTTCTTAGATGTTGGAGGCGGAGCAACAGCCAAGCAAGTGATGGAGGCCTTCAGGCTCATCACCTCAGACCCTAAT gTGCAAGCAATTTTAGTAAATATTTTTGGAGGCATAATGAGGTGTGATGTTATTGCTCAAGGCATCATAGCTGCTGCAGAAGAACTGCACTTAAAAGTTCCCATAATGGTGCGACTTCAAG GAACAAAAGTAGAGGATGCCAAGGCTTTAATGGCTGCCAGTAGTCTCAAGATAATGGCTGATGATAACCTGGATGCAGCTGCTGCAACA GTGGTGCGACTCTCCAGGATTGTGGGCCTTGCCAAAGAAGCCAACATTGCTGTGAATTTTGAACTACCACTCTAG
- the LOC128181230 gene encoding tetraspanin-33-like, which produces MDTLRRTFRRRHRKDYSEINPMLKYFLFFENFLIWLVGLAMTAIGAYVLYIKKKVVKDAFDFFLDPSTLMTTGGAIIVFITFFGCMGALRENVCFLKTYNYILGFIFLGEMALIILIFVFYYVPESRDKLGIFPEKSLSEAIVKYGVEDDDDMVNLIDNIQKTLQCCGMDNTDDGYRGWAKNIYYNCSESNNSPEACSVPHSCCKIKPGEEINILCGRKVMQYDKNGNIMDGPYISRINKEGCVKSLGTWIQTNAMVLGGILLGILLPQMFVMCMSRSLRDQIKIQKSKWNRPKRYHDNRAFERY; this is translated from the exons ATGGATACACTAAGAAGGACTTTCCGGAGACGACATCGAAAGGATTACTCGGAAATCAACCCGATGCTGAAGTATTTCttgttctttgaaaattttcttatttgG CTCGTTGGTCTTGCGATGACTGCTATAGGCGCCTATGTCCTGTATATCAAGAAGAAGGTGGTTAAGGATGCGTTCGATTTCTTCCTGGACCCGTCCACACTGATGACGACAGGGGGCGCTATCATCGTCTTCATCACATTCTTTGGATGTATGGGGGCCCTGAGGGAAAATGTGTGTTTTCTTAAAACA TACAACTACATTTTGGGCTTCATCTTCTTGGGAGAGATGGCGCTGATCATTCTCATCTTTGTGTTTTATTACGTCCCCGAGTCACGTGATAAGCTTGGAATTTTCCCGGAAAAAAGTTTGAGTGAGGCGATAGTGAAATATGGCGTTGAGGATGACGATGATATGGTTAACTTGATAGACAACATTCAAAAAACG CTTCAGTGCTGCGGCATGGACAACACCGATGACGGATACAGGGGCTGGGCTAAAAACATCTACTACAACTGTTCAGAATCAAACAACAGTCCAGAGGCATGCTCCGTGCCCCACTCCTGCTGTAAGATCAAGCCG GGAGAGGAAATAAACATTCTTTGTGGTAGAAAAGTCATGCAGTATGATAAAAAC GGTAATATTATGGATGGTCCGTACATCAGTCGTATTAACAAGGAGGGATGTGTGAAGTCTCTCGGGACGTGGATTCAGACCAATGCTATGGTTCTAGGGGGCATTCTGCTGGGGATACTCCTTCCACAG aTGTTTGTGATGTGCATGTCAAGATCTCTGAGAGACCAAATCAAGATACAGAAATCAAAATGGAACCGACCGAAACGTTACCATGACAACCGAGCTTTTGAGCGGTACTAA